In Elephas maximus indicus isolate mEleMax1 chromosome 7, mEleMax1 primary haplotype, whole genome shotgun sequence, the following proteins share a genomic window:
- the LOC126080833 gene encoding olfactory receptor 5B12-like, giving the protein MALMENLSEVTEFIFVGLTDAIELQVPLFLIFTLFCFITLVGNLGMMVFILLDSRLHTPMYFFLSNLSLVDCVYASAVTPKVIVGFLTGDKIISYNACAAQMFFFVAFAITESFLLTSMAFDRYAAVCKPLRYTTTMTSTVCALLVTGSYVCGLLQSSIHVAFTFHLSFCHSNVVNHFFCDIPPLLALSCSDTYTNEIVLFTLAACNVFFTLLVILNSYLFIFIAILRMHSAEGRKKAFSTCASHLTTVTILYGTIIFMYLQPSSSHSMDTDKMASVFYTMIIPMLNPLVYSLRNKEVKSAFKKVVEKVKSSLG; this is encoded by the coding sequence ATGGCGTTGATGGAGAACTTATCAGAAGTGACTGAATTCATTTTTGTGGGCCTAACAGATGCCATAGAGCTGCAGGTCcctttgtttttaatcttcacactcttttgcttcatcactcTGGTTGGGAACCTGGGGATGATGGTGTTCATTCTGTTAGACTCTcgtctccacacccccatgtactttttcctcagtaaCCTCTCCCTGGTGGACTGTGTTTATGCCTCGGCAGTCACTCCCAAGGTGATAGTGGGGTTCCTCACAGGAGATAAGATCATCTCCTACAATGCATGTGCTGCCCAGATGTTCTTCTTTGTAGCCTTTGCTATTACTGAAAGTTTCCTCCTGACCTCAATGGCCTTTGACCGCTACGCAGCAGTGTGTAAACCCCTACGTTACACCACCACCATGACAAGTACTGTGTGTGCTCTACTGGTCACTGGCTCCTACGTCTGTGGACTCCTGCAATCCTCCATCCATGTGGCCTTCACATTCCACCTCTCCTTCTGTCATTCCAATGTGGTTaatcacttcttctgtgacatcCCCCCACTGCTGGCTCTCTCTTGTTCTGATACCTACACAAATGAGATTGTACTCTTCACCTTGGCAGCTTGCAATGtcttttttactctcttggttatCTTGAACTCTTAcctgttcatttttattgctatCCTGAGAATGCACTCAgctgagggaagaaagaaggccttttccacctgtgCTTCCCACCTTACCACTGTTACCATCCTCTATGGGACAATCATCTTCATGTACTTACAGCCAAGTTCCAGTCATTCCATGGACACAGACAAAATGGCATCTGTGTTCTACACCATGATCATCCCCATGCTGAACCCTCTGgtttacagcctgaggaacaaggaaGTCAAGAGCGCATTCAAAAAGGTTGTTGAAAAAGTAAAGTCTTCATTGGGTTGA